Within Salvia splendens isolate huo1 chromosome 21, SspV2, whole genome shotgun sequence, the genomic segment CGTCTTGTCACGTCGCACTTGCACCAGTACTTTGTTCAACATGCGCCGCTGAGATTGAGGGATGTCGTTAATGAGAGTTTCCTCTTCTATGTCTGCCATTCATCAAAAGCTACATTTTAATGGAATCACTTCGTACTGTTATATAAAAGTTGCGATTACTTGTGAAATTGGCATAGATTTAAATAATCATTTAGCTTAAACAAAGACTGAAATCATATTTTAAGAAAACTCTACACAGTACCCACCATCCTCCAACACGCATTGATAAAGTCATTAAGTATAATTAATCTTTCCATCTTCGACAAAGCTTACCTCATTACTTAATTAACTCCATTTGTGAATTGTTTAGAGGTTGGtttcaaaatattcaattttgttGTTCACTACTCAACCCATTAGCCATTAATATTATAggaaaatatgactcttatttttggatgaagggagtatattttatggaCATAAAAAATTGAGACACAATTAGTTgcgttagaattttttttaaaattacagTTATAGACGCAAAAGAAAAGGTCCTTAACTTAATGATAAATTAACTTGATCTTGGTTTTTTATGACGCTTTTGTTTGCATTCTCTAGTTGGGACATCAATAATAAGAATGTTTTTTGAAACATTAGTGGTATATTGAGAAAAACAAATTAGCATCCTTAAATGCATTTAAAAACGTCCttttaacatatttttttaatagtccATCTATCTACTCCAACCCACTAGCCATTAAGCTAATCGATCAATAATGTGAACCTGATTAAACTATTATTGATCAATTGGAATAGTAGACCAATTATTAAATGATTATTGTTAAGAAATCGAAAGAGAACGTGCCCATGAGTTGTAAGTGGAGCGTTGGCGCTTAAGTAAAAGATAAAACCGCAATTAATGGATCTAATATACTCcttttaatccatcaaaaggAAATAGTCTCATTCGTGGATTACATAGAGTTTAATGAAAGTTTATTAacaagagagaaaagaaaaaaaaataaagcaagagttttaaaaaaaagtgaataaatTATGAGTGATAtgagaaaaaataggtaaaatCTGATTgacaaactttctatttttataaatgtgATTATTTTCCGTGTACAtgctaaaatgacaaaataagataattttttGTGGATGGGAGGGAGGGAGTACATAAAAGCGATGACTTAATGACAATGGTCAGAGtatgaataaaaaatcaaacttgAACTTGGTTTGTTTATTTGTAACACTCCGattttttctaccttttttatttgttctcgtaGTGACATCGTTTGTGCATCTGAAAATTTTTCgcctttttttatatttgtcgagataagtatttcactttttgggccaaacaattattcttttactATCAATTAGGAACCCGCTTGTTATGAGCCCAAAACTTTTTTAATTCTTCCTTCTTTGAGCCCAAAATTAGTCCTCTTAATTTTAATCCAAGGATATCTATGAGtcttcaatttcaaatccaCGGTAGTTATCTCAAATCTCTCCACTTCCTTAAAGATCTCCAACAAATAAATCCAATCTTCACATATATGCATATCCGTAGTGATATATCCTCTCCCAAAGTATTTGTTTTTCATATTAATGTTTTCCACAAATTCTCTCAGCTTTCAATCCAAAATTATGAAGATCCCTGAGAATAGCAGGAAGTGGAAAAAGAGAGGGATTTGGGAGAAGAAGAAGTCTTCGCCGGAACGGCTGTTCACGAAATTTCGAAGAGCAGCAGTAGTTGGCGATGGCGACAGGGGGAGAAATTGGCGTGAGGGAGTGAGCTCTGGAAAGGGCGATGTGATGCGACGGCGCAGGAGAAGAGCAGGCATGCGGCAACGCTAATTGTCGACGAAGTAGTCCTTTTTTTTACAATTCCATTAAAAAACTAATGGTCAACTCTAATTGCACAGTggcatgaccgttagttttttgatgGGACCATAAAAAAAGGACCACTCCGACCACTCCGACCACTCcaacaaggatttcatttgttatagacctatttttcaaaaagtgaatgttgtgaaccaaattcgtattttgctAATATATTTAgaaccaaaattgacctttattCTTATATAAAAACATGGTGATTAGTACTTGTGAATTTCGCATAGATTAAAATAAGGGCACGTGGTCGAAAATATAACAAACTTTAATtgggaaaatttaattttttccgTAAACTTTCATAAACTTTACTAAATGTACGAATTTCCTAACCCCGCACGACCTTCTATTTCCGACTTAATTTAAAAATCGTGGCACACCGACAAATCAATGTTGCTTACTTATAGAAATATATTCCATATGAACTTAATTAAAAGTGTTAAGAGTACTTAGGGATGTCGATAATGAGAGTTTCCACTTCTATGTCTGCCATAATTTAGAAGATGGATCTTAACGGTTTTAATGGAATTATGAAACTTCAGAGTGTTATACATATAATAAAAGTGGCTATTACTATGAAATAggcataaattataaataaggGGGGGTATTGGTCAGAAATATCACGAACCTGACATAGATTAAAATCTATAGGCTCACAGATGTTGCTTTTCTTGCTTTAATGTAAAAACTGGTTTTTAATATTGAGTTTGAGATTGAAGAATGATTGCTTAAGAATGAGTTCGGTTCTGGAAAGACCAGTGATATATGTGGCTATAATTCTACACTTTTAAGATAAACTAGTATTAACCTCCGTGCTATGCACGTGacataaaaatttcaaataataaatttaaaatatatcaaaaatatagaaaagaagaactcaaagcaatgtgaagatttaaaaaaaaatgtactactccttaatgaatgtattatttatatacaattttaatttatgatccaagtggagtaaaaacaataaaattaattacaaaaagAATATGTGTAACTAAGGATCAAAGAATATaagttaattagaataaatatacaaataaaggaaatatgtgtgagtaaagatcAAACAGTAGAAATTAGAATAAGAAACGTACAATAACAGTATACTCATATTAGataatccaaaaaaatattttaattaattaactataaattttaaaatagataTTAACTAAAACACTTTAAAATGATATAATACATATAGAGCAATCACACTTCAATGACATACTACAACTTCgtataaaaatagtagtattattttaatattcagTTAAACGCAAGAATAATTAAAAGTTTCGGTCATTCAATTGAATCGAATataaaaaatgtttttatttttatgaggatgaaatattaaatattttaattaaataaatatagcatgaaaattaaattatatatttgtgttgccatttagtttatagattaattcagagaagaaattattacaataatgaataaaattttaattttaacccAAACAAAAGGCAAATTAAACTCTTTAGCACAATTTCAACATAAGGCAAATTAATTCTCTTggattaaatataaaatgagatttaattagtaagGTCAAAACTAATTGGTTGTTGGTCCAAGTATTAAAATGCCCAACATAAATCAGAGGccaaaggaaattatttaatggCCCAAGTCAATTAAAATTCATGGTCCAAGGAATTAAATTTCATGGccccaaattaattaaaattcatagtCCAAAAATAAAGTTTTAATGGCATAAATCAATTAACATTCAGTGGCCCAATTTAATTAACATGCAGAGGCCCAAAAGAAATATATTCCCATCCGTCGTTGTTTGCTCTATCTCTCCCCCTCATTTCTTCTCTCCATTCTTCCCCAAATCCTCAACCCTAGTCTCGCCCTCTCTCCCGTCGCGGCGAATCCTTGTTCGCGTTCCGCCGGTGCCACCGTCGTTATGCACCGACGACGTTTccctctctcaatctctctccgATTTTTTCCGTTTTTCCGCCGCCATTTGCCTCCGTCGTCTTCGGCGAATCAACGCCAATCGTCCGTCGATCCCTCGCCTTCTCCGTCCTAGAACGTAAAAACCAGGGTCTGGCTTATTGAGGCAGCGGCGTTCCTCTTCCTTTCGCGGCTGAGACGCCGATGAGGTTGAGATGTCGCCTCGGTGGTCGCGACCTCACCGCCTACGGTAGCCTCAGCGTCGCTTCGAGGCAGCAACCGCCTCCGTCGGCGTCGTCCCCTCTCCAGCTGTCTTGTCGAGCCGCCGCTGCCGAAGCCCAGCAGGGGAGGCAGTCCTGCTCCCCGTTGTTTCAGTCGCCGTTGCAGCTGTCTTTTAGCCGTCGCcgggttgattaattaataatgcTGCAGATTCAATTAAAGGTGTGTGTATGTATAGGTGTTTTATCTTGTTTGAGAAGCTAGTGTTTCATTAGATCAATTTTTTGTCTAATAATATCTGCCTCTTTTTTGACCAATGTTGCCAGTTTTTAAATGACCAAAAGGGTAAATAAAATAGCTTtgcattttccctccaaaaggGTAAATAAGTCTTTTTAATAAACtgtcactttagattagtatagatctGGATATCGTCGGCCAAAATAAAACTTGATGGGGCCCATGACATTTGCTTGACGTTTCCATTTTCCCGAAATAAAGGTATTTCTTATTTGTATTGAGAAAATCATTGCCATTCAAATTATTAACTTTTTGcttcaaaatttttattttccgtAGCGTAGACATCAATAGGATAGTAGCCGTTCAAATGATATTCAACCAATTTTTCATTATGTTTTAATATTATATCCCTCCAAAAAATAGTAATTAAGGTTGAAAAAAAGAAGTAACTCAGCTCTCATATATTTTCATGAACGGAAAAATATAGAATATGTAAGGCAGACATCACTGAAATGAACAagtatacttttttttatgaataaataaattaaaaaaccaAACCAAACTTTTACATTATACGCTCGGGCATACCTGAGGAAATACAAAAGAAAAAGCCACAAGTCGGCTAGTACAAAGCAACATGGAGAAACCAAGAACCAAAAAGCAAGGGGTGGGCCCCAACATGACCGATCACATTTCAAATCACCCATCAAAACCCAGAGTGGGCGGGCCTCGTTAAAACCCCTTGGGATAAAGCCACAAGTCGGCTAGTACTTAGGAGGGACAACGTCCTTCCATACATACTTAGCCCAGAATCGTCTCTCACCTCTCGGCCTAAACCACTCATAAACCTCACGAACCCCTTTTTCCGCGAACCATGTGCTCCAGAGTGCTGTGGTCTCGTCTCTAGTACATCTGTCCAGCATCTCATCCCGGATGGATAAGAGCTTCTTAATGAGCACGGAGTCGTTCTTCTTGTGTGCCGTCCATTCCTGAAATATTCTGTATGAATCCATCAAATCTAGAAGGAGTCCTTCTTTGAATGAATGTTCCAGAGGGTCTTGGTGTGAAGTGCCGAATTCCAAGCCTTGAGGTTTCTGATTCCCAGACCTCCTTCCGTTTTTGGCTTGCAAACATCATCCCAAGCAACTTGACCATACTTCTTCCCCCAAAGGAAAGAACAAGCAATACCAATGAGCTTCTCAATGACAGTCCCAGGAATCGGAAAGGCTTGGAGCCAGTATGATTCCACGCCCTGCAAGACAGATGTAATCAGTTCTAAACGCCCTGCAAAAGAAAGAGTCTTACTTGCCATTTTTTTATCTTGTCCGTCAAGTTGTCGATCAGATGGCCATAGTCTGAGGTAGCAAGTCTCTTTGATGCGAGGGGAATGCCCAAACATTTGATAGGGAGGGTGCCTTCTGGGAAGGCAAACACTTGCAGCAATGTCTCCTTGGGAACTTTGATGGCGCCTGCAATAAACATGTTAGACTTGCTCTGGTTGATCCCAAGCCCTGAACATGCCGAAAACTCCTTCAGAGTTTCTTCCAAAATCTGCACAGAAATCAAGTCTCACCTGCAGAACAGAAGGAGGTCATCTGCAAAAGCAAGGTGAGTATTGCCAGCTCGCTCGCATTTCTTATGGAAACGAAAATCCCTAGTAGTGCGAGAAAGGAGCAAACGAGACAGATATTCCATGCATAAACTGAACAAAGAAGGAGACATGGGGTCTCCCTGCCTTAGACCACTTTTACCTCTAAAGTAGCCATGGTGGCTACCATTCACCGTGATCGTGTACAAAGGTGAAGTAACGCACTCCATGATCAGGTGGACGAAAGAAGGGTGGAATTTGAGGCCTTGGAGAACGCCCCTCAAGAAACTCCAGTCGACTGTGTCATAGGCTTTCCAGAGATCAATCTTGACAGTGCACCTAGGTGGGCCCTCATTACTGCGTAACCCCTCATAATTTCCTCTGCAAGGTAGATGTTGTCCATGATACTACGCCCCGAAATGAAAGCCGACTGTGCTAGGCTAACAATCTTGGGAAGAAGCAACTCAAGCCGCTTCGAGATGATCTTCGTGATCACTTTGTAGACCACGTTGAAGGAGGCAATCGGTTTGTAGTCGCTGACCTTTTGGTTCGTGGAGGTCTTCGGGATGAGAGAAATGGTTGTTGTGTTGAGGCTTTTTAGGAGCTTTCATGTGGTGACGAACTCCTTAACCGCATTGACCAAGTCTCCCCCAATGAACTCCCATTGCCTCCTAAAGAAGGCTGATGTGTACCCATCTGGACCCGGTGACTTATCGATGCTGATGTTGAAAAGAGCTTCCTTGATCTCTTCTGTGGTCACCTCTTTGATGAGTCCTTCATTGTCTTCATCTTCAAGTCTGAAACCTCTTTCAAAACCTCCATCCTCAGTGGTTGAACAACTTCCTCAATTCCCAAGAGTCCCTTGTAATATTGGACAAAGCTGTCAATGATTTCTTCTTTATCCTTTGCCACCGAACCATCCTCTGCAGAGGAGAGTGATCAAGTTCCTCGAGTTGTTCCTCTTGACAAGAGTGTGGAAGAAAGATGTATAATATCATGGATGGAAGTATAATATTTAGGCCTTCAAAATTTAACTTAGTTATAATTTTGGGGGAAATAGTGTGCAAAACAAAAACTTTAACCCAAATCAAGTCCAACTGAAATCCAATAAAGTATATTCTTTTTCCCCTTTATATTTAATCTCCACAAAACTATAAATTGTTGagcaatataaataaatataaatcttGTTTAAGATGGGTTGATCGGGTTACCTAGTTCGGGTTGTCAGGTTAATCGCATTAGGCCGATTGGATTGACAAGTATAAACTGTTGTGCAATATAAACTTTTATATATGCATTTCCCTAAAATTTGAGACGTGGATAAATCAAACCCCAAATCATGTAATTAAGATGTGGACAAACAAACAAATTACTCAATTAAAACTGATAAATAAAAACATACAGTCcacatttattttcttatagCATGATATAttgtactacctccgtcccagtattccattttggtccgtcccatataatttgtcccacttcacttttaccatttttggtagtggacctcatattccactaactcattcctactcatattttattataaaactaatatataaaagtaggacccatattccactaactttttcaacccactttccattacatttcttaaaacccgtgccgggtaAAAGTGACCcgaattatctgggacggagggagtagttgcTAATTTTGACTTCCAACTTAACTTACATTACAAAAAGTAACCTAAAAGACATACATAATACATAAGGTGGGATCAAATAGAATGGTTTAGTTGAGTGGATTGATTGTGTAGTAAGTTTGCACGAAGGTAAGGCAAAGTAGAATAGTAGCAACGACGAGAGCTATAATAGCCCATGGGCTTCGAAAATTGGTATTGATGAGGTCAGTCATCCATGTATTGGCTTTGCTATTGCAGTGCTCTTCAATTCTCATCTTCACCTCAAGAAAAAGATCAGTGTTTGAGAATCCATAAGTATTGATGCTCTGAAACATTTCAACCACCTCTTCATCATTCGCCAACTGGCTGTACAGTATGCCTTTCTCCCGCAACACCTTTACATCTTTAACGTAGTTGATCAACGTTTTCATGAAATTAAAGTAAGATACCACGCCAAAGTCTGTCTTGATGCCTTGTGACATCTCGAATGCAATAAGATTGGATAGGTCACTATGTCACTGTCAAAGACGAAGAAGACAGGAAGGTGGAGGTGGGCGAACAAGGCGAAAGAGAAGAAGTTGATGTCGGTTAAACAATGTGAACTATTCTGGAGATTAATACTCTTTGCTTTCAGATCTGTTACCGACCGAAAAGGACTGTTGAATCGTTGCCACACACTTGTTGCCAGTTTCTCCTGTGCCGGCCTTGGTTGATTATATTTCTTGATAAGCCTCCAAAAGCAACTTGAATTTTGTTGGGTCTCAATGAGACGAAGGTTTGTGCAGCGCAAGCTTCGAGTAGGCGAAGAGGCTCTTCTTCTTCTGTTCATGGGAGTTGTGTCATACTGTAATCCCCATAAAAAGTGTAACTCAAGTACTGGCACAACAATAATTGGTGTTGAGGGTGTGTGAGGAGATGAGCCATAATGGAATCTGATTCTCCAGTGAAAGGTTGGGGTTTTGCATGCGTGTTGTTTGCATGTGTCCCTTCctattcaacaagatttataagttTCTActttccaaaatactattaattagtatatGGTAAGTTAGAGTGTCAAACCCACTAGGAACGTTAGCATCCGTTATGTATTTCCACACTTAAGAAAGGTTTTGGCAATGCCGTCACGCTCTAAATTGTTGGTGAGAACTAAACTAcgaaatataaataacacttaaGCTAAGATTGGGAACCAAAAGTGCAAATAAAATGCAATAAGAAGAAAACATTTAAACTGGAATGCAGACTGGGCAAGTTGACAAACTGGCAATTCGGCAGAATAATAAAAGCAGCAGCGAGAAAATTACAACACTTAACAAAACATGAACTTTCGGGAATAAAAAGAACATAAGGGAAGAGACCAGCTATGTCATGACatttactaattaaaaaaagCAAGAAGAACTAAGAGGAAAGCTAGGGAAGCTAATTTACTAGGAAAGTGACCCTTAAAAGTGACTAAACTAATTTAATCCTAAAAGCTAAACTGAATAAGATGTAAATGGAGGTTGAGTGCAGGGATTAACTAAGCTAAAAATGCTACCAAAAGTGAAAAGAAAGCATGTACTTGTTGTCTCCCAAACCTTATTACCCAAGGTGTAAAACCATTGGATAAAAACCTACAAGTAATGGACAAAGAACTTAACTTCTAAAAGCTGATCTTGGGCTCCTAATTCTACACTAAATCACATAAATTAAGTGATAGAAAGACTACATGGCTGCTACACTACTAACCAAGCTAGAGAAATACAAGATCAATAAGTAATCTACCTAATCATGCattgaaaacacaaaattaaaagcTGAAATTTAAAGACTCATTGAGGAAGATAAAAAAAAGCTTAAGAACACTTAACATGGTGGAAGAAAAGCTATAAAAACGAAATCAACAAAATCGTACAAAGATATGCAAAATGAAACCCGACAAGAC encodes:
- the LOC121785289 gene encoding uncharacterized protein LOC121785289, translated to MSQGIKTDFGVVSYFNFMKTLINYVKDVKVLREKGILYSQLANDEEVVEMFQSINTYGFSNTDLFLEGLLGIEEVVQPLRMEVLKEVSDLKMKTMKDSSKRGNYEGLRSNEGPPRCTVKIDLWKAYDTVDWSFLRGVLQGLKFHPSFVHLIMECVTSPLYTITVNGSHHGYFRGIFVSIRNASELAILTLLLQMTSFCSAGLGINQSKSNMFIAGAIKVPKETLLQVFAFPEGTLPIKCLGIPLASKRLATSDYGHLIDNLTDKIKKWQGVESYWLQAFPIPGTVIEKLIGIACSFLWGKKYGQVAWDDVCKPKTEGGLGIRNLKAWNSALHTKTLWNIHSKKDSF